The following are from one region of the Actinoplanes sp. L3-i22 genome:
- a CDS encoding [protein-PII] uridylyltransferase — protein sequence MTNPLSEPPAPPARPTAGGSLDKLREHIGAAARDERAAALDVWLKELFPSHLPGVSLLAVGGLGRRDCAPYSDLDLVLLHRGTAGIDRIASALWYPIWDARLGLDHSVRTLPEVLSVAHDDVKAALGLLDARHVAGDAALSAEVVAAAADQWRRTAVRLMPQLKEITQTRWASHGELAFLLEGDLKEAAGGLRDVTLLRGIGRAGIADTMRPAVRAATLRLLDTRDALHLAVGRRVDRLVAQERAAVAGLLEIEDPDTLLRRVSGDARTVAHAVDDAWRAVDRLRGGRRRGPGIPPGPSRRPVARDVVEQDGELVLARTAIGPVADPSLSLRVAAAAATVQLPIARATCEWLAAFCPPLPHPWPASARAALVSLLGAGPGLLPAWETCDRYGLIDAWLPEWARMRSLPQHHPIHRFTLDRHLVQAAYEATRHAREVDRPDLLLIGAFLHDVGKGLPGDHSLVGAPIAADIATRIGLPPADVATIEKMVRLHLLLPDVATRRDLDDPKTISTVAEAVGDPATLDLLHALARADSMATGPAAWSDWKGRLMAELVRRVHTALDTGALPEPPEPDPELLTGVLPVVHLDGDQVSVAAADRRGLLAGVAACLAMHRLDVVAANTSTVDGRAIVEFYTSPRYGTPYDPVALTADLRRVASGDVSVTQRVRARAMSARGGTAEPKVIWQRAAATDAVVLELRSADSPGLLYRVTAALDAAGAEIRAARISTLGGDVVDAFYLVGAWSSVAERDRVEQAVLAAV from the coding sequence ATGACCAACCCGTTGAGTGAGCCCCCGGCCCCGCCCGCACGGCCGACGGCCGGTGGCTCGCTCGACAAGCTCCGCGAACACATCGGTGCCGCGGCGCGCGACGAGCGCGCCGCGGCTCTCGACGTCTGGCTCAAAGAGCTGTTCCCGAGCCACCTGCCCGGCGTGAGCCTGCTCGCGGTGGGCGGGCTCGGCCGGCGGGACTGCGCCCCCTACAGCGACCTCGACCTGGTCCTCCTGCACCGCGGGACGGCCGGGATCGACCGGATCGCCTCGGCGCTGTGGTACCCGATCTGGGACGCCCGCCTCGGCCTGGACCACTCGGTGCGCACGCTGCCCGAGGTGCTCTCGGTCGCGCACGACGACGTGAAGGCCGCGCTCGGGCTGCTCGACGCGCGGCACGTGGCCGGGGACGCGGCGCTCTCCGCCGAGGTGGTGGCGGCCGCGGCGGATCAGTGGCGGCGGACGGCCGTACGTCTCATGCCGCAGTTGAAAGAGATCACGCAGACGCGCTGGGCCAGCCACGGCGAGCTCGCCTTCCTGCTCGAGGGCGACCTCAAGGAGGCGGCCGGCGGCCTGCGCGACGTGACCCTGCTGCGCGGCATCGGCCGCGCCGGGATCGCCGACACCATGCGCCCCGCGGTGCGCGCCGCCACCCTGCGGCTGCTGGACACCCGGGACGCCCTGCACCTCGCCGTCGGCCGCCGGGTCGACCGGCTGGTCGCCCAGGAGCGGGCCGCGGTCGCCGGCCTGCTCGAGATCGAGGACCCGGACACCCTGCTGCGCCGGGTCTCCGGCGACGCGCGCACGGTCGCGCACGCCGTCGACGACGCCTGGCGCGCCGTCGACCGGCTGCGCGGTGGCCGCCGCCGGGGCCCCGGCATCCCGCCCGGCCCGAGCCGCCGCCCGGTCGCCCGGGACGTGGTCGAGCAGGACGGCGAGCTGGTCCTGGCCCGGACCGCGATCGGCCCGGTCGCCGACCCCAGCCTGTCCCTGCGGGTGGCCGCCGCGGCCGCCACCGTGCAGCTGCCGATCGCCCGGGCCACCTGCGAGTGGCTGGCCGCGTTCTGCCCGCCGCTGCCGCACCCGTGGCCGGCCTCCGCCCGGGCCGCGCTGGTCTCGCTGCTCGGCGCCGGGCCCGGCCTGCTCCCGGCCTGGGAGACCTGCGACCGGTACGGCCTGATCGACGCCTGGCTCCCGGAGTGGGCCCGGATGCGCAGCCTGCCGCAGCACCACCCGATCCACCGGTTCACCCTGGACCGGCACCTGGTGCAGGCCGCCTACGAGGCCACCCGGCACGCCCGGGAGGTGGACCGCCCCGACCTGCTGCTGATCGGCGCGTTCCTGCACGACGTCGGCAAGGGCCTGCCCGGCGACCACAGCCTGGTCGGCGCCCCGATCGCGGCCGACATCGCCACCCGGATCGGCCTGCCGCCGGCCGACGTGGCCACCATCGAGAAGATGGTCCGGCTGCACCTGCTGCTGCCGGACGTGGCCACCCGCCGCGACCTGGACGATCCGAAGACCATCTCCACGGTCGCCGAGGCGGTCGGCGACCCGGCCACCCTCGACCTGCTGCACGCGCTGGCCCGGGCCGATTCGATGGCCACCGGCCCGGCCGCCTGGTCGGACTGGAAGGGCCGGCTGATGGCCGAGCTGGTCCGCCGGGTGCACACCGCGCTGGACACCGGCGCCCTGCCCGAGCCGCCCGAGCCCGATCCGGAGCTGCTCACCGGGGTGCTGCCGGTGGTGCACCTGGACGGCGACCAGGTGTCGGTGGCCGCGGCCGACCGGCGGGGCCTGCTCGCCGGTGTGGCCGCCTGCCTGGCGATGCACCGGCTGGACGTGGTCGCCGCGAACACCTCGACGGTGGACGGGCGGGCGATCGTCGAGTTCTACACGTCGCCGCGGTACGGGACGCCCTACGATCCGGTCGCCCTCACCGCCGACCTGCGCCGGGTCGCGTCCGGGGACGTCTCGGTCACCCAGCGGGTCCGCGCCCGTGCGATGAGCGCCCGTGGCGGCACCGCCGAGCCGAAGGTGATCTGGCAGCGGGCCGCGGCGACCGACGCGGTGGTCCTCGAACTGCGCTCGGCGGACTCGCCGGGCCTGCTCTACCGGGTGACGGCGGCGCTCGACGCGGCCGGCGCGGAGATCCGGGCGGCCCGCATCTCCACCCTCGGCGGGGACGTGGTGGACGCGTTCTACCTGGTCGGGGCATGGTCGTCGGTGGCCGAGCGGGACCGGGTCGAACAAGCGGTGCTCGCGGCGGTGTAA
- a CDS encoding P-II family nitrogen regulator, which produces MKLVTAVIKPYQLDAVKEALHALGVAGLTVSEVQGYGRQKGHTEVYRGAEYTVEFLPKIKVEVITDEIDVEKIVDAVVTASRTGKIGDGKVWVTTVDDVIRVRTGERGLDAL; this is translated from the coding sequence ATGAAGCTGGTGACCGCGGTCATCAAGCCGTACCAGCTCGACGCGGTGAAGGAGGCTCTGCACGCCCTGGGCGTCGCTGGGCTCACCGTGAGCGAGGTACAGGGTTACGGCCGGCAGAAGGGGCACACCGAGGTCTACCGGGGTGCCGAGTACACCGTCGAGTTCCTCCCGAAGATCAAGGTTGAGGTGATCACGGACGAGATCGACGTCGAGAAGATCGTCGACGCGGTCGTGACCGCCTCACGGACCGGCAAGATCGGTGACGGCAAGGTCTGGGTGACGACGGTCGACGACGTCATCCGGGTCCGCACCGGCGAGCGCGGCCTCGACGCCCTCTGA
- a CDS encoding ammonium transporter, producing MDTGNTAWLLLSSALVLLMTPGLALFYGGLNRSKGTLNMMMMSFSSIGIISILWALYGFSLSFGSSGSAGLNNIIGNLTQYGGTDISWAGDLWGTTKIPVYVFMAFQMMFAIITVALISGSLSDRLKFGGWVLFAIGWFTLVYVPVAHWVWGGGWIGAKLHALDFAGGTAVHINAGAAALGVILVLGKRVGWPRDNMRPHNVPFVALGAGLLWFGWFGFNAGSELTVDSVTGVAFVNTQLATAAALVGWVAVEWIRDKKPTLVGASSGAVAGLVAITPACGFIAPLPAVLLGLIAGVVCALAVGLKYKLGYDDSLDVVGVHFVGGWIGSLFIGLFATNTANSAITDVLGGSDGLFYGGGFTQLGRQFVGSAAVTVYSMAIAAIIALVLKALKVFRVSEETEIGGIDIAAHGESAYDFTPAAGSGTGSAFAMAGLGTAKSVDADGKADTSQKVSG from the coding sequence ATGGACACCGGCAATACCGCGTGGTTGCTCCTGTCGTCTGCACTCGTTTTGCTCATGACCCCCGGCTTGGCGCTCTTCTACGGTGGCCTCAACCGGTCCAAGGGCACCCTGAACATGATGATGATGAGCTTCTCCAGCATCGGGATCATCTCGATTCTGTGGGCGCTCTACGGCTTCAGCCTCTCGTTCGGCTCCAGCGGCAGCGCGGGCCTGAACAACATCATCGGTAACCTCACCCAGTACGGCGGCACCGACATCAGCTGGGCCGGCGACCTCTGGGGCACCACCAAGATCCCGGTCTACGTCTTCATGGCGTTCCAGATGATGTTCGCCATCATCACCGTCGCCCTGATCAGCGGCTCCCTCTCGGACCGCCTCAAGTTCGGCGGCTGGGTGCTCTTCGCCATCGGCTGGTTCACCCTGGTCTACGTCCCGGTCGCGCACTGGGTCTGGGGCGGTGGCTGGATCGGCGCCAAGTTGCACGCACTCGACTTCGCCGGTGGCACCGCGGTGCACATCAACGCCGGTGCGGCCGCTCTCGGTGTGATCCTGGTGCTCGGCAAGCGGGTCGGCTGGCCGCGGGACAACATGCGCCCGCACAACGTCCCGTTCGTCGCCCTCGGCGCCGGTCTGCTCTGGTTCGGCTGGTTCGGCTTCAACGCGGGCTCCGAGCTGACCGTCGACAGCGTCACCGGTGTCGCCTTCGTCAACACGCAGCTCGCCACGGCCGCCGCGCTGGTCGGCTGGGTCGCCGTCGAGTGGATCCGGGACAAGAAGCCGACCCTGGTCGGCGCGTCCTCCGGCGCGGTCGCCGGTCTGGTCGCCATCACCCCGGCCTGTGGCTTCATCGCCCCGCTGCCGGCCGTGCTGCTCGGCCTGATCGCCGGTGTGGTCTGCGCCCTGGCCGTCGGCCTGAAGTACAAGCTGGGCTACGACGACTCGCTCGACGTGGTCGGCGTCCACTTCGTCGGTGGCTGGATCGGCTCGCTCTTCATCGGCCTCTTCGCCACCAACACCGCCAACAGCGCCATCACCGACGTGCTCGGTGGCAGCGACGGCCTCTTCTACGGCGGCGGCTTCACCCAGCTCGGCCGGCAGTTCGTCGGCAGCGCGGCGGTCACCGTCTACTCGATGGCGATCGCGGCCATCATCGCCCTGGTCCTCAAGGCCCTCAAGGTCTTCCGGGTCAGCGAGGAGACCGAGATCGGCGGCATCGACATCGCGGCTCACGGCGAGAGCGCGTACGACTTCACCCCGGCCGCCGGCTCCGGTACCGGTAGCGCCTTCGCGATGGCGGGCCTCGGCACGGCCAAATCGGTCGACGCCGACGGCAAGGCTGACACCAGCCAGAAGGTCTCCGGTTAA
- a CDS encoding aminoglycoside phosphotransferase family protein has product MTQEPLREIPLHGGNVSTVSRIGDTVRRNAGPWTPAVHALLNHLERVGFTGSPSALGMDEKGREVLTYLDGECGEYPLAPHWVTEEALVTVATMLRMFHDAQYGFVPPPGAVWRSFGPPPPDTEVICHHDAAPHNVVWRPDGTLALIDFDLASPGSRIYDVAYAAWTWVPLFSDRDSYTLGWKRPNRPRRLRLFADAYGLIPRDRHRLVRTIRKRIVDHVEGIRRMAAAGDPAFVRIVHKGHLRRPMRDLRLLDYERHTLEYALR; this is encoded by the coding sequence GTGACGCAGGAGCCGCTGCGCGAGATACCGCTGCACGGTGGCAACGTCAGCACGGTGTCCCGGATCGGTGACACGGTCCGGCGTAACGCCGGGCCGTGGACGCCCGCTGTCCACGCGCTGCTCAACCATCTGGAGCGGGTCGGGTTCACCGGCTCGCCCTCCGCGCTGGGCATGGACGAGAAGGGCCGCGAGGTGCTCACCTACCTCGACGGCGAGTGCGGCGAGTATCCGCTGGCCCCGCACTGGGTGACCGAGGAGGCGCTGGTCACGGTCGCGACCATGCTGCGGATGTTCCACGACGCGCAGTACGGTTTCGTGCCCCCGCCCGGCGCGGTCTGGCGCTCGTTCGGCCCGCCCCCGCCGGACACCGAGGTGATCTGTCACCACGACGCCGCCCCGCACAACGTGGTCTGGCGGCCGGACGGCACGCTCGCCCTGATCGACTTCGACCTGGCCTCGCCCGGCTCGCGGATCTACGACGTGGCCTACGCCGCGTGGACCTGGGTGCCGCTGTTCAGCGACCGGGACTCGTACACCCTGGGCTGGAAGCGGCCGAACCGGCCGCGCCGCCTCCGGTTGTTCGCCGACGCCTACGGGCTGATCCCGCGCGACCGGCACCGGCTGGTGCGGACCATAAGGAAGCGGATCGTCGATCACGTCGAGGGCATCCGCCGGATGGCGGCCGCCGGCGACCCGGCATTCGTCCGGATCGTGCACAAGGGTCATCTGCGGCGGCCAATGCGCGATCTGCGCCTGCTGGATTACGAACGGCACACGCTCGAATACGCACTTCGCTGA
- the ftsY gene encoding signal recognition particle-docking protein FtsY yields the protein MEYVVAAVILLVVLVVGAVGLVVPRMRRKELPPPPVPQVPAVQEELPPLIEKPAAPAEPRPVVVEAPVEAPVEEAVEEKPVVETPEPTAGRLVRLRARLARSQTALGRGLLTVLSRDHLDDDAWEEIEDSLISADVGVEATQVLVARLKERVRILGTRTVAGVREQLAEELTAALEPDLDRSLRTTPHDGRPAVVMVVGVNGAGKTTTCGKIGRVLIADGRTVLFGAADTFRAAAAEQLATWGERVGAETVRGPEGGDPASVAFDAVKRGIDTGIDVVLVDTAGRLQNKVGLMDELGKVKRVVEKHGPVDETLLVLDATTGQNGLEQARVFTEVVDVTGVVLTKLDGTAKGGIVIAVQRKLGIPVKLVGLGEGPDDLAPFEPAAFVEALLGETA from the coding sequence ATGGAATACGTGGTCGCCGCAGTGATCCTGCTCGTCGTCCTGGTCGTGGGCGCGGTCGGGCTCGTCGTGCCCCGGATGCGCCGCAAGGAGCTTCCGCCGCCGCCGGTGCCCCAGGTGCCCGCGGTCCAGGAGGAGCTCCCGCCGCTCATCGAGAAGCCCGCGGCACCGGCGGAACCCCGGCCGGTCGTCGTCGAGGCGCCGGTCGAGGCGCCGGTCGAGGAGGCGGTCGAGGAGAAGCCGGTCGTCGAGACGCCGGAGCCGACCGCCGGCCGCCTGGTCCGGCTGCGCGCCCGCCTGGCCCGCTCGCAGACCGCGCTGGGCCGCGGCCTGCTCACCGTCCTCTCCCGGGACCACCTGGACGACGACGCCTGGGAGGAGATCGAGGACAGCCTGATCTCCGCGGACGTCGGCGTCGAGGCCACCCAGGTGCTCGTCGCGCGGCTCAAGGAGCGGGTCCGGATCCTCGGTACCCGGACCGTGGCCGGGGTGCGCGAGCAGCTCGCCGAGGAGCTGACCGCGGCGCTCGAACCGGATCTGGACCGCAGCCTGCGGACCACCCCGCACGACGGCCGCCCGGCGGTCGTCATGGTGGTCGGCGTGAACGGCGCCGGCAAGACCACCACCTGCGGGAAGATCGGCCGGGTGCTGATCGCCGACGGCCGTACGGTGCTGTTCGGCGCGGCCGACACGTTCCGGGCGGCGGCCGCCGAGCAGCTGGCCACCTGGGGTGAGCGGGTCGGCGCCGAGACGGTCCGCGGGCCGGAGGGCGGCGACCCGGCGAGCGTGGCGTTCGACGCGGTCAAGCGGGGCATCGACACCGGCATCGACGTCGTGCTGGTGGACACCGCCGGCCGGCTGCAGAACAAGGTCGGCCTGATGGACGAGCTGGGCAAGGTCAAGCGGGTGGTGGAGAAGCACGGCCCGGTCGACGAGACGCTGCTGGTGCTGGACGCCACCACCGGGCAGAACGGGCTCGAACAGGCGCGCGTCTTCACCGAGGTGGTGGACGTCACGGGTGTGGTGCTCACCAAGCTGGACGGCACCGCCAAGGGTGGCATCGTCATCGCCGTACAGCGCAAGCTGGGAATTCCGGTCAAGCTGGTGGGGCTGGGCGAGGGGCCGGACGACCTCGCGCCGTTCGAGCCGGCGGCCTTCGTCGAGGCTCTGCTGGGCGAGACCGCGTAG